The following coding sequences lie in one Synechococcus sp. PCC 7336 genomic window:
- a CDS encoding MarR family winged helix-turn-helix transcriptional regulator, with amino-acid sequence MTQTFFDTELSPLSKRVMVGLTKIATALQSQSWQDAEALGLSPTQGKILALLLDRDRLGIRLSLVAEELEITAATASDAVKALVSKGLVDKARAADDRRAIAITLTEKGRSYARQAAGWTDFLAVAVDELSEAEQEVFLAGLIKIIRKLQERGQSSVARMCVTCQHFRPNVYANSDRPHHCTFVDAPFGERHLQVDCPDHLAQT; translated from the coding sequence GTGACCCAAACCTTTTTCGATACCGAATTGTCCCCACTGTCCAAAAGGGTGATGGTGGGTCTAACGAAAATTGCTACGGCCCTCCAAAGCCAGTCTTGGCAGGATGCAGAAGCGTTAGGCTTATCTCCTACCCAGGGAAAGATCTTGGCCCTGCTGCTCGATCGCGATCGCCTCGGAATACGACTTTCGCTTGTGGCGGAAGAACTCGAAATTACTGCTGCGACGGCGAGCGATGCGGTCAAAGCGTTGGTGTCTAAAGGGTTAGTGGACAAGGCTCGGGCTGCAGATGACAGACGGGCGATCGCCATTACCCTGACAGAAAAAGGCAGAAGTTATGCACGGCAAGCTGCGGGTTGGACGGATTTTTTGGCCGTGGCCGTAGATGAATTATCTGAAGCAGAACAAGAGGTATTTTTAGCTGGATTAATCAAAATCATTCGCAAGCTCCAGGAGCGAGGACAGAGCTCGGTGGCTCGCATGTGCGTCACCTGCCAGCACTTCCGACCCAATGTTTACGCAAACTCCGATCGCCCCCACCATTGCACGTTTGTGGATGCTCCTTTTGGAGAGCGTCACCTTCAGGTGGACTGCCCCGACCATCTGGCTCAAACATAG
- a CDS encoding PleD family two-component system response regulator, producing MTQQILVIDDDSVIRLCLRKILLSRGYSVICAASGKEGLELARRLNPDLIICDIMMPGLNGYALLSELRQDSATKDMPFLFLSAKSKNDRLRMGINLGADNYLTKPFSREEVIAAVEARLTSLDRHNIDPENVPHFLGNLSSQWICENLISPSLKRDYPGWFVALEPNSGKCFLGKTKELAYRAGHRVFPDKVFFFRELPAA from the coding sequence ATGACCCAGCAAATTCTAGTCATTGACGATGATTCGGTGATTAGGCTGTGCCTCCGAAAGATTTTGCTGTCTAGAGGCTATTCAGTCATTTGTGCAGCCAGTGGTAAGGAAGGATTGGAGCTAGCACGAAGGCTCAATCCCGATCTCATCATCTGCGATATTATGATGCCGGGATTAAATGGCTATGCATTGCTATCAGAACTACGCCAAGATTCGGCCACAAAAGACATGCCGTTCTTGTTTTTGTCAGCAAAGAGCAAAAACGATCGATTGAGAATGGGGATAAATCTTGGTGCAGATAATTATCTGACCAAGCCTTTCAGCCGCGAAGAGGTTATCGCAGCGGTCGAGGCAAGACTGACAAGTCTAGATCGGCATAACATCGATCCAGAAAATGTGCCTCATTTTTTAGGCAATCTGTCTAGTCAATGGATTTGTGAGAATTTGATTTCTCCTTCTCTGAAAAGGGATTATCCCGGTTGGTTTGTTGCGCTAGAGCCCAATTCTGGAAAGTGCTTTCTCGGTAAAACAAAAGAGTTGGCTTATCGAGCTGGGCATCGTGTGTTTCCCGATAAGGTATTTTTCTTTCGAGAACTTCCCGCAGCGTGA
- a CDS encoding SDR family NAD(P)-dependent oxidoreductase gives MNVALVTGGTRGIGLAIARKLASDGFNLILGYHSDRAAALEAKHELEKFDVNVVTVAGDIAAIETVDSLFKAVEEDFDNQLTAFVHVAGYAITATLPGGFTFEQYEEAQNLYPKAFLRCMEKALIYMPDGRGRAIAISASGIHNPGKVYAMSAPAKAGMEVLAKHYAIALAPRGITVNVISPGYIKTQAWNGYLELLPEIDQVPAKSTPMGRWGQPEDIAPLVAFLCSQDSGFITGQHIYVDGGLSLSLFWNIHRLSEHVESE, from the coding sequence GTGAACGTTGCACTAGTGACTGGAGGCACTCGCGGTATCGGTCTAGCGATCGCCCGCAAGCTGGCGAGTGATGGCTTCAATCTTATCCTCGGATACCATTCCGATCGCGCAGCCGCCCTCGAAGCTAAGCACGAGTTGGAAAAGTTTGACGTCAACGTTGTGACGGTGGCAGGAGATATCGCGGCGATCGAGACGGTTGACAGTCTTTTCAAAGCGGTAGAGGAAGACTTCGACAATCAGCTCACCGCCTTCGTTCACGTCGCTGGGTATGCCATTACTGCCACACTGCCCGGTGGATTTACGTTTGAGCAATATGAGGAGGCTCAGAATCTTTATCCGAAAGCGTTTCTCAGATGTATGGAAAAAGCGTTGATTTATATGCCAGACGGACGGGGAAGGGCGATCGCCATTTCTGCCAGTGGCATTCACAATCCCGGTAAGGTCTATGCCATGTCTGCACCTGCGAAAGCGGGGATGGAGGTGTTAGCCAAGCATTACGCGATCGCCCTCGCCCCTCGGGGAATCACTGTGAACGTTATTTCACCAGGCTACATTAAGACCCAGGCGTGGAATGGGTATCTAGAATTATTACCCGAGATTGACCAGGTTCCAGCAAAGAGCACCCCCATGGGGAGATGGGGGCAGCCCGAAGATATTGCTCCCTTGGTCGCTTTTCTATGCTCGCAAGACAGCGGCTTCATTACAGGACAGCACATTTATGTCGACGGGGGTTTAAGTCTTTCTCTATTTTGGAATATTCATCGTTTGAGCGAGCATGTTGAGTCTGAGTAG